In Arachis hypogaea cultivar Tifrunner chromosome 2, arahy.Tifrunner.gnm2.J5K5, whole genome shotgun sequence, a genomic segment contains:
- the LOC112751171 gene encoding patellin-6 — translation MQRFHLGLSQNRTLMMDSSAPNTPSFQNTPDSNITTNTLSPKPYKKSFVTTLMEAATLRTPSFKEDNYFVSLLRPSERKALQELKEKLKASIDSKNGENDGAVMWGIPLLGGDDRADVILLKFLRARDFRVADALTMLLKCLQWRKDFGAETIVDEDLGFKELEGVIAYMQGYDKEGHPVCYNAYGVFRDKEMYERIFGDEEKLKKFLRWRVQVLERGIKLLHFKAGGVNSLIQVTDLKDMPKRELRVASNHILSLFQDNYPEMVARKIFINVPWYFSMLYSMFSPFLTQRTKSKFVISKEGNAAETLYKFIRPEDIPVQYGGLNRPSDLQNGPPKPASDFTVKGGEKVNIQIEGIEAGATITWDIVVGGWDLEYSAEFVPNAEGSYTIAVEKPRKVMASEEAIHNSYTSKEPGKMVLSVDNTSSRRKKVAAYRYVVRKSSSTV, via the exons ATGCAGAGATTCCATCTGGGTCTCTCTCAAAATCGAACCTTGATGATGGATTCAAGTGCCCCAAACACACCCTCCTTTCAGAATACCCCAGACTCTAACATCACCACCAACACTCTCTCTCCAAAGCCTTACAAGAAGAGCTTCGTCACCACTCTCATGGAGGCAGCAACACTCCGCACTCCTTCCTTCAAAGAAGACAACTACTTCGTCTCTCTCCTCAGACCCTCAGAGAGAAAGGCACTTCAAGAACTCAAGGAAAAGCTCAAAGCTTCTATTGACAGTAAGAATGGTGAAAATGATGGTGCTGTTATGTGGGGGATTCCACTCCTTGGTGGTGATGATCGTGCTGACGTCATACTCTTGAAGTTCCTTAGAGCAAGGGATTTTAGGGTTGCTGATGCACTCACCATGCTCCTTAAGTGCTTGCAATGGAGGAAGGACTTTGGTGCTGAAACCATTGTTGATGAGGATTTGGGATTCAAGGAGCTTGAAG GTGTGATAGCATATATGCAAGGGTATGACAAAGAAGGGCATCCAGTGTGTTACAATGCATATGGTGTTTTTAGGGATAAGGAAATGTATGAGAGGATCTTTGGTGATGAAGAGAAGCTGAAGAAGTTCCTTAGATGGAGGGTTCAGGTCCTTGAGAGGGGCATCAAGCTCCTACATTTCAAGGCTGGTGGGGTCAATTCCCTTATTCAGGTCACTGACCTTAAGGACATGCCCAAAAGGGAGCTTAGGGTTGCTTCTAACCACATCCTCTCCCTCTTCCAAGACAATTACCCAGAGATGGTGGCTCGCAAG ATTTTCATCAATGTGCCATGGTACTTCAGCATGTTGTATTCAATGTTCAGCCCGTTTCTGACTCAAAGAACCAAGAGCAAGTTTGTGATCTCTAAGGAAGGAAATGCTGCTGAGACGCTCTACAA ATTCATAAGGCCCGAGGATATTCCTGTTCAGTATGGAGGGCTGAATAGGCCCAGTGATTTGCAGAATGGTCCCCCAAAACCTGCTTCAGACTTCACTGTTAAAGGTGGAGAGAAAGTGAACATACAAATAGAAGGAATTGAG GCTGGTGCAACCATCACATGGGACATAGTGGTTGGAGGTTGGGACTTAGAATATAGTGCTGAGTTCGTACCAAATGCTGAAGGAAGCTACACCATAGCTGTTGAGAAGCCAAGAAAAGTTATGGCCTCAGAGGAAGCAATTCACAACTCATACACATCAAAGGAACCAGGCAAAATGGTACTCTCTGTTGACAACACTTCCTCGAGGAGGAAAAAGGTTGCGGCGTATCGCTACGTCGTCCGGAAATCCAGTAGTACCGTGTAA